The proteins below come from a single Amphiura filiformis chromosome 15, Afil_fr2py, whole genome shotgun sequence genomic window:
- the LOC140172017 gene encoding uncharacterized protein codes for MSGSEVGKDGGSPGWKEKWEGARPGDSNASELKSTEGKVELEQLEEAGSNESDIESESGSSLGAVSDSDMWDEPDDRGRKAARSKNMARKRRDSTSEEGRQTQKREVERLQKRGRRKTRNVSEEEAPGSEIEGDGARQERRGRRYNLRSRGSEKMASRLEASEDVDSREQDALMRAARNRLDVSSRDLEQELMEEHQRHQSKMTELDRGTGKRTNGGKNARAERKMQKFEAEAQVKRQEMQKRRQEMQKEEQEMKREEQEMKREEQEMRRRKEERRQELQMMDQDMRLMEREEREKQERINQLRDSRREQEECERVEREMARKREETAITQHEEWERKESQEWGKNTESQALQMELESLDREKELRVAKLRALQDREREQKYGPVNMAWPSREGVEVGCQTDDSNSGEEVRRQSKKQGRLNKRKGLRRGHKDSDTAEQSQPPPLRRDKRLKGKRQFEAKFGSLSGKTKGKDTLYGREAKSGQAVEKQSKKQKNRVQIGSKKSQLASETETSSESESESDFRPKSSPKRASVSKKKKAIEVESETESSDSSGSDSDTLSESEGKRNKVSKKAKKSTSAVKRLRESKGSSDDETKASSGVKSNKKKPSKGKKSRGRKKNKPALTSTDESTSADDTVKKRGSMKPPKFNGKGSFKDFAAQFDACRDYNGWSDREAAFQMFSCCQDEALATLNVNDINPREARYAKVVKVLKREFGPRECPENYFLSLSRREQKQGESLRELGKQIKRLVELAHPKSEKAEKDYIAREHFKRAITDTELRKELFRSTPKTLVDAIGLAENVESFCKTEQTRVVGSRLAIVE; via the exons ATGTCGGGAAGTGAAGTAGGAAAAGATGGAGGTAGCCCTGGATGGAAGGAAAAGTGGGAAGGAGCTCGGCCCGGTGATAGTAATGCATCAGAGTTAAAGTCAACAGAGGGCAAGGTTGAACTAGAGCAATTGGAGGAGGCAGGCAGTAATGAAAGTGATATTGAGAGTGAATCTGGAAGTAGTTTAGGCGCTGTTAGTGACTCAGATATGTGGGACGAACCTGATGATAGAGGGCGAAAGGCTGCACGATCTAAGAACATGGCTCGGAAAAGAAGGGATAGTACTTCTGAGGAAGGGAGACAGACTCAGAAGAGAGAAGTAGAACGGTTGCAAAAGAGAGGTAGAAGAAAGACTCGAAATGTGTCTGAGGAAGAAGCACCTGGTAGTGAGATTGAAGGTGATGGTGCTAGACAGGAGCGCAGAGGGAGACGGTACAACCTTAGATCTAGAGGATCTGAGAAGATGGCTTCAAGGTTGGAGGCAAGTGAGGATGTTGACTCTCGAGAGCAAGATGCCCTGATGAGAGCAGCGAGGAACAGGCTTGATGTGAGTAGTAGAGATTTGGAACAAGAGTTGATGGAGGAACATCAGCGTCACCAGTCGAAAATGACGGAGCTGGATAGG GGAACGGGAAAGAGAACAAATGGAGGAAAAAATGCACGGGCAGAGCGTAAGATGCAGAAATTTGAGGCTGAAGCCCAAGTTAAGAGACAGGAAATGCAAAAGAGGAGACAGGAAATGCAAAAGGAGGAACAGGAAATGAAAAGGGAGGAACAGGAAATGAAAAGGGAGGAACAGGAAATGCGAAGgaggaaagaggaaagaagacAGGAGTTACAGATGATGGATCAAGATATGCGATTGATGGAACGGGAGGAACGAGAGAAGCAGGAGAGAATAAACCAGTTGCGAGATAGTCGTAGAGAGCAGGAAGAGTGTGAGAGGGTGGAACGAGAAATGGCGAGAAAACGCGAAGAAACTGCAATAACACAGCATGAAGAATGGGAGAGGAAAGAATCCCAAGAATGGGGAAAGAACACTGAGAGTCAGGCACTTCAAATGGAACTTGAGAGTCTGGACCGAGAGAAAGAACTCCGAGTGGCAAAATTGCGAGCATTGCAAGACAGAGAGCGTGAGCAAAAGTACGGGCCTGTGAATATGGCCTGGCCATCCAGAGAAGGAGTGGAAGTAGGCTGTCAGACCGATGATTCCAATTCAGGAGAAGAAGTGAGACGGCAGTCGAAGAAACAAGGTCGGTTGAATAAAAGGAAAGGACTGCGCCGAGGGCACAAAGATAGTGACACTGCAGAGCAAAGCCAGCCACCCCCCTTAAGGCGTGATAAGAGGCTGAAGGGGAAACGCCAATTTGAGGCCAAGTTTGGATCCCTTTCGGGAAAGACAAAAGGAAAGGACACTCTGTATGGCCGAGAGGCTAAGTCAGGTCAAGCGGTAGAGAAACAGTCTAAGAAGCAGAAGAATAGGGTACAAATAGGTTCGAAGAAGTCACAATTGGCTAGCGAGACTGAAACTAGCAGTGAAAGTGAATCGGAGTCTGACTTTAGGCCTAAATCGTCTCCCAAGAGAGCATCGGTGTCAAAGAAGAAGAAGGCGATAGAAGTAGAGAGTGAAACTGAGAGTAGCGATAGCAGTGGGAGTGACTCTGACACATTGTCAGAGAGTGAAGGCAAGCGTAATAAAGTCAGCAAAAAGGCTAAGAAGAGCACGTCAGCGGTAAAGCGTCTGAGAGAGTCCAAGGGGTCTAGTGACGATGAGACTAAAGCTTCCTCAGGAGTAAAGTCAAATAAAAAGAAGCCTTCAAAGGGGAAGAAGTCGCGAGGAAGGAAGAAAAATAAACCTGCATTGACATCCACGGATGAGTCCACCAGTGCAGACGACACAGTTAAGAAACGAGGAAGTATGAAGCCCCCGAAGTTCAATGGGAAAGGCTCATTTAAGGACTTTGCCGCCCAGTTTGATGCGTGTAGAGACTACAATGGCTGGTCAGATAGGGAGGCAGCCTTCCAGATGTTTTCTTGTTGCCAAGATGAGGCACTGGCCACGCTGAATGTGAATGATATTAATCCACGTGAGGCTCGTTATGCCAAAGTAGTGAAGGTACTTAAACGAGAGTTCGGCCCACGTGAGTGTCCCGAGAATTACTTCCTGTCTCTTTCTCGGCGTGAGCAAAAGCAAGGAGAGAGCCTCCGTGAACTGGGGAAGCAGATCAAAAGGCTAGTGGAGTTGGCGCACCCGAAGTCTGAGAAAGCGGAGAAAGATTACATAGCTAGAGAACATTTTAAGAGGGCGATAACTGATACAGAGCTGCGCAAGGAACTCTTCCGGTCGACCCCTAAAACTCTGGTGGATGCTATAGGGCTTGCTGAGAATGTGGAGTCATTTTGCAAGACAGAACAAACCAGGGTCGTGGGAAGCAGGTTGGCTATAGTAGAATAG